A stretch of DNA from Methanobrevibacter oralis:
CGTATAAATAGTCTACATTGGTTTTTTGATTTTTATCAGTTATAATATGTTTATTTTCACTTAAAGTAACTCCTAATTGTTCTGCAAGTTCAATATGTGGAATATATCCTATACTTATAAATACTCCATTTGTTTTTAAATTAGTTATCTCACCTGTATTTGTGTCTTTTAAAACAATTGTATTAACAAGCATGTCTCCTTTTATTTTTTCTACATTTACATTGCATATTACATCGATATTATTTTCTTTAACAAGATCTTGCAAGTATTTTTGAGCTCTAAACTCATTTCTCCTGTGTACAATTGTAACATTTGCCCCAATGTTTTTTAGAAAAATTGCTTCTTGAAGAGCACTATTGCCTCCACCTACCATTACAATATCTTTATTTTGGAAAAATAACCCATCACATGTTGCACAGTAGCTCACTCCTTTTCCCAAATATTCTTCTTCACCCGGAACATTTAAGTGTTTGTGGGAGCTTCCTGTTGCTAATATTATGCTTTTGGTTAGGTAGTTGCTTTGATCTGTTTTTATAATAAAATTATAATCATCTTCTTTGTTTTTTATAATTTTTAATACATTTTCGTTTTCATGAAGTTCACAATTTTCAATTGCTTGAGATTTCATTATTCCGACAAGCTCAAGACCTGAAATTTTATCAAAACCTGGATAATTTTCCATTTCCGGAACTTCACGACCGATTCCTCCAGCTAAACCCCTATCGATAATAAGATTTTTAGTTCCTTGACGTCCTGCATATATTCCAGCTGTTAAACCACCAGGACCAGCACCAATAATTACAATATCAAACTTTTCCATCTTAACACCTTTATGTAACTTTTAACAATACGATTATTTATATTTATATTCATGAAAGTAGCTGTTATTCCTGATGCTGCAATGATGATAGTTCATTTGATTGGTAAAAATGGCCATGAGTATTTATCTCCTACAAATCTTAGTGAAGAAAAATTAAGAGCAAAAGATCCTTATGATGAGAGTACTGTTGATTATGATGCTCCACCATATAATATG
This window harbors:
- a CDS encoding NAD(P)/FAD-dependent oxidoreductase; translation: MEKFDIVIIGAGPGGLTAGIYAGRQGTKNLIIDRGLAGGIGREVPEMENYPGFDKISGLELVGIMKSQAIENCELHENENVLKIIKNKEDDYNFIIKTDQSNYLTKSIILATGSSHKHLNVPGEEEYLGKGVSYCATCDGLFFQNKDIVMVGGGNSALQEAIFLKNIGANVTIVHRRNEFRAQKYLQDLVKENNIDVICNVNVEKIKGDMLVNTIVLKDTNTGEITNLKTNGVFISIGYIPHIELAEQLGVTLSENKHIITDKNQKTNVDYLYAIGDVCVGLKQWVVACGEGAVAATSAYSDIKEKN